A single Buchnera aphidicola (Hyperomyzus lactucae) DNA region contains:
- the hscB gene encoding Fe-S protein assembly co-chaperone HscB — translation MNYFTLFNLPEKFKINKNLLCKNYYQLQLQFHPDLFIKDSESQKKIVLEKSIQINKGYRTLKNFLNRAVYLLSLHGFQIEKETFLLKNNNFLIEYFSLYEEIDNLKESCFDELLLTSLLKKIKQKINNYEHEIDLEFDKKNFKKVVKITAKLLFLNKMKLNLKKEHNIYLKKDKLG, via the coding sequence AGAGAAATTTAAAATTAATAAAAATTTACTTTGTAAAAATTATTATCAATTGCAATTACAATTTCATCCTGATTTATTTATCAAAGATTCTGAATCTCAAAAAAAAATAGTTTTAGAAAAATCAATACAAATTAACAAAGGTTATAGAACTTTAAAGAATTTCTTGAATAGAGCAGTGTATTTACTTTCTTTGCATGGTTTTCAAATAGAAAAAGAAACGTTTTTGTTAAAAAATAATAATTTTTTGATAGAATACTTTTCTTTATATGAAGAAATAGATAATTTGAAGGAAAGTTGTTTTGACGAACTATTATTAACTAGTTTATTAAAAAAAATAAAACAAAAGATAAACAATTACGAACATGAAATTGATTTAGAATTTGATAAGAAAAATTTTAAAAAAGTAGTTAAAATAACAGCAAAATTACTTTTTTTAAATAAAATGAAATTAAATTTAAAAAAAGAGCATAATATATATTTAAAAAAAGATAAATTAGGATAA